One Campylobacter pinnipediorum subsp. caledonicus genomic window carries:
- the mnmA gene encoding tRNA 2-thiouridine(34) synthase MnmA encodes MKIMVAMSGGVDSTMTAKFLKEQGHEVQGCYMKLHSKPGYHEENIRKVKKVGEYLGIKVHILDLQDEFNKYVYDPFINLYKNGKTPNPCALCNKFIKLGALLDFAKENDCEKLATGHYIQIIDGLITSAKDDTKDQSYFLAQVPREILKDVLFPLGDKFKKDIKELAKSVDVLKEFGEQAESSEICFVDKTYIEVLQKHYNTSLPGKVVDKSGKEIGTHQGYMHYTIGKRRGFEIHGAHEPHFVLKINADKNEIVVGSKDDLKENKVTLENVNMFIDDLEFDCDVKIRYRSPKIKARAKIDTINNTAILNLSEDAYGVAQGQLCVMYKGDQVIASGFIV; translated from the coding sequence ATGAAAATAATGGTTGCAATGAGTGGCGGAGTAGATAGCACTATGACCGCTAAATTTTTAAAAGAGCAAGGACATGAAGTACAAGGTTGTTATATGAAACTTCATTCCAAGCCAGGATATCACGAAGAAAATATAAGAAAAGTTAAAAAAGTTGGTGAATATCTTGGTATAAAGGTTCACATTTTGGATTTGCAAGATGAGTTTAACAAATATGTCTATGATCCATTTATAAATCTATATAAAAATGGAAAAACACCAAACCCTTGCGCATTATGTAATAAATTTATAAAACTTGGTGCTTTGCTTGATTTTGCAAAGGAAAATGACTGTGAAAAACTAGCTACAGGTCACTATATACAAATAATTGATGGCTTAATAACATCAGCAAAAGATGACACCAAAGATCAAAGTTATTTCTTAGCTCAGGTTCCAAGAGAGATACTAAAAGATGTTCTCTTCCCACTTGGAGATAAATTTAAAAAAGACATAAAAGAACTTGCAAAAAGTGTTGATGTGCTTAAAGAATTTGGAGAACAAGCTGAAAGTAGCGAGATATGCTTTGTTGATAAAACATATATAGAGGTATTGCAAAAACACTATAATACAAGCTTGCCTGGGAAAGTTGTTGATAAAAGTGGCAAAGAGATAGGGACACACCAAGGATATATGCACTACACTATCGGGAAAAGACGTGGCTTTGAAATACACGGCGCGCACGAACCACATTTTGTGCTTAAAATCAATGCTGACAAAAACGAGATAGTCGTGGGTTCAAAAGATGATTTAAAAGAGAACAAAGTAACACTTGAAAACGTAAATATGTTTATAGATGATTTAGAGTTCGATTGTGATGTAAAAATAAGATATAGAAGCCCTAAAATCAAAGCAAGAGCAAAAATAGACACGATAAATAATACTGCTATATTAAACTTAAGCGAAGATGCCTACGGAGTAGCGCAAGGACAACTTTGTGTTATGTATAAAGGCGATCAAGTTATAGCAAGTGGTTTTATTGTTTAA
- a CDS encoding sodium:solute symporter family protein, whose product MSTLQTISLAGLVIYFAVLLFIVAKEKKNNNTIDYFFAGRSLPFWALSITFIASWWGAGSALSTADLAYSDGLGAFWYYGVPVLISTFLMIVGSKAIRRVEYLTQGEMMEARYSKITSKFLSIMILIFMTFTAASQMVGIGNFFGTYLEMQYETAVIIGAVIVLIYSTFGGFRGVVLTDIIQFVLLGISAIAVFVVAISNTGGFLDIATTAKSLGKDNYMSISDGASKYMMYVITFGCAWMIQANVWQRISATKSDKDAYKMTVMSFFAYIPLYLIVVFTGMAGIVLFDKMPEGGVVTAIVTEYMSPILGAIVFVGISAAIMSTMDSLINTGAMTLTMDLAEKEKSEKEKLAFSRIATLIVTIIALVISLRIRSILEISWIASDIITTGVFIPLVFGFIYRRGNSKGAIASMGFGLIYCLYNLIRSFEPSMPAFWEPNSTAQVIIGVSSSAIIYFIVSALTKPEYEKADKFIKMANIFKK is encoded by the coding sequence TTGAGTACCTTACAGACCATATCGTTAGCTGGCTTGGTTATATATTTTGCTGTGTTACTTTTTATAGTAGCAAAAGAAAAGAAAAACAACAATACTATTGATTACTTTTTTGCAGGCAGGTCTTTGCCATTTTGGGCTTTGTCTATAACCTTTATAGCATCTTGGTGGGGTGCTGGTTCGGCACTATCCACAGCAGACCTTGCCTACTCAGATGGACTTGGTGCATTTTGGTATTATGGTGTGCCTGTGCTTATATCTACTTTTTTGATGATAGTTGGCTCAAAAGCTATAAGAAGGGTTGAGTATTTAACACAAGGTGAGATGATGGAAGCTAGATACTCAAAAATCACTTCTAAATTTCTTTCAATTATGATACTTATTTTTATGACATTTACAGCAGCATCTCAGATGGTAGGCATAGGAAATTTTTTTGGCACATATCTAGAAATGCAATATGAAACGGCCGTAATAATAGGCGCTGTTATAGTTTTGATATATTCAACATTTGGCGGTTTTCGTGGTGTTGTTTTGACAGACATTATACAATTTGTTTTACTTGGGATTTCAGCCATAGCTGTATTTGTAGTAGCTATAAGCAATACTGGTGGCTTTTTAGATATAGCAACTACAGCAAAAAGCCTAGGTAAAGATAACTATATGAGCATAAGCGATGGAGCATCAAAATATATGATGTATGTTATAACCTTTGGTTGTGCTTGGATGATACAAGCAAATGTTTGGCAAAGAATTTCAGCAACAAAAAGCGATAAAGATGCTTATAAAATGACAGTTATGAGCTTTTTTGCTTATATTCCACTTTATTTAATAGTAGTTTTTACAGGCATGGCCGGGATAGTTCTTTTTGATAAAATGCCAGAAGGCGGTGTTGTAACGGCCATAGTTACGGAGTATATGTCACCAATTCTTGGGGCTATTGTTTTTGTTGGAATTTCAGCAGCTATTATGTCTACTATGGACTCACTTATAAATACGGGTGCAATGACACTTACCATGGATTTAGCCGAAAAAGAAAAAAGCGAAAAAGAAAAACTAGCATTTTCTCGTATAGCAACGCTTATAGTCACCATTATAGCACTTGTTATTTCTTTAAGGATTAGATCTATTTTGGAGATTTCTTGGATAGCCTCTGATATCATAACAACTGGTGTTTTTATACCTTTGGTTTTTGGTTTTATTTATAGAAGAGGGAATTCAAAAGGAGCGATAGCTTCTATGGGATTTGGACTTATTTATTGTCTTTACAATCTTATTAGAAGTTTTGAGCCGTCTATGCCAGCATTTTGGGAGCCAAACTCAACAGCACAAGTCATAATCGGAGTAAGTAGCTCAGCCATAATATATTTTATAGTTAGTGCTTTAACAAAACCAGAATATGAAAAAGCTGATAAATTCATCAAAATGGCAAACATATTTAAAAAATAG
- a CDS encoding putative transporter: MFSSFFYSKKWAMWAYGGFAFIVLLLIFQTYLNLQINDWYKNFYDIMQNIKDHTIDDFWASIRIFIYIVMPYILVRMIISFFSSHWVFRWREAMTFDYLKFWQKSKKDIEGSSQRMQEDIYRFGTIMESLGVQILDSIMTLIAFTPILWELSKKVELDYIQDIPGSLVWIALFVSIGGLILSWLVGIKLPNLEYNNQKVEAAFRKELVYAEEDKINYADTKTITELFIGLKFNYSRLFLHYGYFNIWLYSFSQILVIVPYIIMGEGLFTGLITLGILVQVSNAFSQVRSSFSIFIDNWKTITELRSIHKRLKEFEISIEYKKK, from the coding sequence TTGTTTTCATCTTTTTTTTATAGTAAAAAATGGGCTATGTGGGCTTATGGAGGTTTTGCATTTATAGTATTATTGTTGATATTTCAAACTTATCTAAATCTCCAAATAAATGATTGGTATAAAAATTTTTATGACATTATGCAAAATATAAAAGACCACACTATTGATGATTTTTGGGCTTCAATAAGGATATTTATATATATAGTTATGCCTTACATATTAGTAAGAATGATAATCAGTTTTTTTTCTAGCCATTGGGTTTTTAGATGGCGTGAGGCTATGACTTTTGATTATTTAAAATTTTGGCAAAAGTCAAAAAAAGATATAGAAGGAAGTTCTCAGCGTATGCAAGAGGATATATATAGATTTGGTACTATAATGGAAAGCTTGGGTGTTCAGATTTTAGATTCTATAATGACACTTATTGCCTTTACTCCTATTTTGTGGGAACTTAGTAAAAAAGTTGAGCTTGATTATATACAAGATATACCTGGTTCTTTAGTCTGGATAGCCTTATTTGTGAGTATTGGTGGGCTTATATTATCTTGGTTGGTTGGGATTAAATTGCCAAATTTGGAATACAACAATCAAAAAGTAGAAGCTGCTTTTAGAAAAGAACTTGTTTATGCAGAAGAAGATAAGATCAATTATGCTGATACAAAGACTATAACCGAGCTTTTTATTGGCTTGAAATTTAATTATTCAAGACTATTTTTGCATTATGGTTATTTTAATATTTGGCTTTATTCTTTTTCTCAAATTTTGGTTATTGTTCCGTATATTATCATGGGAGAGGGGCTTTTTACTGGGCTTATAACGCTTGGTATCTTGGTTCAGGTAAGTAATGCATTTTCACAAGTTCGTTCAAGTTTTAGTATTTTTATAGATAACTGGAAGACTATAACTGAGCTTAGATCTATTCATAAGCGTTTAAAAGAATTTGAAATTAGTATAGAGTATAAGAAAAAATAA
- a CDS encoding TonB-dependent receptor plug domain-containing protein — MKKSSKNIDDAVRSIAGAFTNIDNTQGTININIRGMSGLGRTNMMIDGVTQTFYSTSSDNGNLNGGTSTFGVMIDPIFLKSIDVEKGSFSGKGGANSLMGSANMRTVRVDDIIKDNKNFGYILDTHFGNNSIGQRYSGLIAFKEKFNTFYIGGLFGYSKKKGFTKF; from the coding sequence ATGAAAAAAAGTAGTAAAAACATAGATGATGCAGTAAGAAGTATTGCTGGTGCTTTTACAAATATAGATAACACACAAGGAACGATAAATATAAATATAAGAGGAATGAGTGGTCTTGGAAGAACAAATATGATGATAGATGGTGTTACTCAAACTTTTTATTCAACCTCTTCTGACAACGGTAATCTAAACGGAGGAACATCTACTTTCGGGGTCATGATAGATCCAATATTTTTAAAATCAATAGATGTTGAAAAAGGTAGTTTTAGCGGGAAAGGTGGAGCAAATTCACTAATGGGTTCAGCCAATATGAGAACTGTTAGAGTTGATGATATTATAAAAGATAATAAAAATTTCGGATATATTTTAGACACTCATTTTGGAAACAATTCCATCGGACAAAGGTATTCTGGACTCATAGCTTTTAAAGAAAAATTTAATACTTTTTATATTGGTGGATTATTTGGATACAGCAAGAAAAAAGGTTTCACAAAGTTTTAG
- a CDS encoding TonB-dependent receptor domain-containing protein: MDTARKKVSQSFRVGGGDNVEGETFQPKLDDDGNIQRDPSGDIIYLDSKGNEHFISGFPPYSPESLSQKPKSTLTKLEYKDELSNIILSYRNYKTALAGRKVKQDNYQLEYNLNPQDIKQLDFNLLYAINTGEQIYAPHSRFAGVELLKNIKTKNIGKTIDISNTFTHDFKSDSNLKTTIGVNLLKNEYKKSRHPSELNFIEDSLKDAIGIAASKSGREANTLYPEGEQKFNTIYIDNELNNGPFTFNMSVNYSKNKFKGEKYYYYGLDNDDIGIQYLKDRYGEDLLTSNDPDKKAILEKYYEFDSDVYQNTLKRNKAINDKDYKNPILKYFRCPNSRLCKVQDESIENFLTPIQKEVNGGSRNKITELDNEKMYDNGSHKHFNYSFGASVYINDLFSPFVNYSKTHREPNIKEMFFSDLGHYGVNSKLKPETATTKQIGFNSFKDGLFTEDDEFGLKFIRYKTEIKDYIHNVRYKEPHIISNYPYIKHYNFEKLVTIQGYEIEASYDNGTFYANLAYSRQKTNQPLNFTDSSPRVDESKSDTEIDFQGYGLTKITILPKDYATLDIGTRFGNKKFTLGSTIKYYGKSRITSNTVETLYCDGTVIKKGDTTQNPICGNVKKNKK, encoded by the coding sequence TTGGATACAGCAAGAAAAAAGGTTTCACAAAGTTTTAGAGTTGGAGGAGGAGACAATGTAGAAGGAGAAACTTTTCAGCCAAAACTAGACGATGATGGAAATATACAAAGAGATCCTTCGGGTGATATCATATATCTAGATTCAAAAGGAAATGAGCATTTTATATCTGGTTTTCCTCCATACAGTCCAGAATCTTTGAGTCAAAAACCAAAAAGCACATTAACAAAATTAGAATACAAAGATGAGTTGAGCAACATTATATTATCATACAGAAACTATAAAACAGCTCTAGCAGGAAGAAAAGTAAAACAAGATAATTATCAACTAGAATACAATCTAAATCCACAAGATATAAAACAATTAGATTTTAATTTATTATATGCAATCAACACAGGGGAACAAATATACGCACCACATTCTAGATTTGCCGGAGTTGAATTATTAAAAAATATAAAAACAAAAAATATCGGAAAAACAATAGATATAAGCAATACTTTTACCCATGATTTTAAATCTGATTCGAATTTAAAAACGACAATAGGTGTAAATTTATTAAAAAATGAATATAAAAAGAGCAGACACCCATCTGAATTAAATTTCATTGAAGATAGCCTCAAAGATGCTATAGGTATTGCGGCTAGTAAATCAGGACGCGAAGCAAATACTCTTTATCCGGAAGGCGAGCAAAAATTTAATACAATTTATATAGATAATGAATTAAACAATGGCCCTTTTACGTTTAATATGAGTGTTAATTACTCAAAAAATAAATTTAAAGGAGAAAAATATTATTATTATGGATTAGATAATGATGATATTGGGATACAATATCTAAAAGATAGATATGGGGAAGATTTATTAACATCAAATGATCCGGATAAAAAAGCTATATTAGAAAAGTATTATGAATTTGACTCTGATGTATATCAAAACACATTAAAAAGAAATAAAGCAATCAACGATAAAGATTATAAAAATCCTATATTAAAATATTTTAGATGTCCAAATAGTAGACTTTGTAAAGTCCAAGATGAGAGTATAGAAAATTTTTTAACCCCTATACAAAAAGAAGTTAATGGAGGGTCTAGGAATAAAATTACAGAACTAGATAATGAAAAAATGTATGACAATGGCTCACATAAACATTTTAACTATTCATTTGGTGCTTCTGTATACATAAATGATTTATTTAGCCCGTTTGTTAATTATTCAAAAACACATAGAGAGCCAAATATAAAAGAGATGTTTTTTTCTGATCTTGGGCATTATGGTGTAAACTCGAAATTAAAACCCGAAACAGCCACAACAAAACAGATAGGTTTTAATTCATTTAAGGATGGATTATTTACAGAAGATGATGAATTTGGGCTAAAATTTATTAGGTATAAAACTGAAATAAAAGACTATATTCACAATGTAAGATACAAAGAACCACATATAATAAGCAACTATCCATACATAAAACACTATAATTTTGAAAAATTAGTAACAATACAAGGGTATGAAATAGAAGCAAGTTATGACAATGGAACTTTTTATGCAAATCTAGCATACTCAAGACAAAAAACAAATCAACCATTAAACTTTACAGACTCTAGCCCTAGAGTTGATGAGTCCAAAAGCGATACTGAGATAGATTTCCAAGGATATGGTCTTACAAAAATAACAATATTGCCAAAAGATTATGCCACTTTAGATATTGGAACAAGATTTGGAAATAAAAAATTTACATTGGGCAGTACAATAAAATACTATGGAAAGAGTAGGATTACTTCTAATACCGTAGAAACTCTTTATTGTGATGGAACCGTGATAAAAAAAGGAGATACAACACAAAATCCAATTTGTGGAAATGTAAAAAAGAACAAGAAATAA
- a CDS encoding TonB-dependent receptor: MWKCKKEQEINRQPFIFDLYTIANISNNLTIKFEIKNLFDKKYINPLDSNNDSAGQFIFDLGVGDTYQFANNNFARGRTAMMSINYKY; this comes from the coding sequence TTGTGGAAATGTAAAAAAGAACAAGAAATAAACAGACAACCTTTTATTTTTGACCTTTACACTATTGCAAATATAAGCAATAATTTAACAATAAAATTTGAAATTAAAAATCTTTTTGATAAAAAATATATAAACCCGCTTGATTCAAATAATGACTCAGCTGGTCAGTTTATATTTGACCTTGGTGTTGGAGACACTTATCAATTTGCAAACAATAACTTTGCAAGAGGAAGGACGGCAATGATGAGTATAAACTATAAATATTAG
- the exbB gene encoding TonB-system energizer ExbB, with amino-acid sequence MEFLKENIDYFIIAILGFMSFLVVWFTIERLLFYKNINFENYKSKDELEESLTNHLTTLYIIYSNAPYIGLLGTVAGIMITFYDMGMSGGIDTKSIMVGLSLALKATAFGLLVAIPTLMIYNGFIRKVDVMMNRYKAMQ; translated from the coding sequence ATGGAGTTTTTGAAAGAAAATATAGACTATTTTATTATTGCTATACTAGGTTTTATGAGCTTTTTGGTTGTATGGTTTACAATAGAAAGACTTTTATTTTATAAAAACATTAATTTTGAAAACTATAAGAGCAAAGATGAACTAGAAGAAAGTTTAACAAATCACTTAACAACTCTTTATATAATATATTCAAATGCTCCTTATATAGGTCTTTTAGGAACTGTTGCTGGTATCATGATAACATTTTACGATATGGGTATGAGTGGCGGAATAGACACGAAAAGTATAATGGTTGGTCTGTCTTTAGCACTAAAAGCAACAGCATTTGGTCTTTTGGTGGCGATACCTACACTTATGATTTATAATGGTTTTATTAGAAAAGTTGATGTTATGATGAATAGATATAAGGCAATGCAGTGA
- the exbD gene encoding TonB system transport protein ExbD, producing MLVLLAIVLSISTFIAQGNIPVDLPSSESATQNKEDNKITVTINKDNEFFIEDEKIAEDELQQRLNEIDQKTLIQLKSDKESKFEMFVKIIDILKEKNHENFAITTLKE from the coding sequence ATGTTGGTTTTACTTGCTATTGTTTTAAGTATCTCTACCTTTATAGCTCAAGGAAATATACCAGTAGATCTACCAAGTAGCGAGAGTGCGACACAAAATAAAGAAGACAATAAAATAACTGTAACCATAAATAAAGACAATGAGTTTTTTATAGAAGATGAAAAAATAGCAGAAGATGAGCTACAGCAACGCTTAAATGAAATAGATCAAAAGACTTTGATTCAACTAAAAAGCGATAAAGAAAGCAAGTTTGAAATGTTTGTAAAAATAATAGATATATTGAAAGAAAAAAATCATGAGAATTTTGCAATTACAACTCTCAAGGAGTAA
- a CDS encoding energy transducer TonB, giving the protein MIHFHSEIKHTGKEKIIKISLGTFNPAPIPPAPTPTPPAPPQPKPEPVVKPEPIKPKPIEKPKPKKIVKKKVEKQPVPKPIQKPIEKQEEVVEETTAEATVEPQATSAPSATNNSNSSATTSSNAAPTIKEFNFATSAGDERFSKIQREIYKKHKDNYPKNAQKMRKQGIVEVSFLLKKSGAVENIKVVSSSGIDILDNAAMKTIKLASKYFPILDEDYLIKIPMKYKL; this is encoded by the coding sequence TTGATACATTTTCATTCCGAGATAAAACATACAGGCAAAGAAAAAATCATAAAAATAAGTTTAGGAACTTTTAATCCAGCTCCAATACCACCTGCTCCAACACCTACTCCACCGGCACCACCACAACCTAAACCAGAACCTGTAGTAAAACCAGAACCAATAAAACCTAAACCCATAGAAAAACCTAAACCAAAAAAGATAGTTAAGAAAAAGGTTGAAAAACAACCTGTTCCAAAACCTATACAAAAACCAATTGAAAAACAAGAAGAAGTTGTTGAAGAAACAACAGCTGAAGCAACAGTAGAACCGCAGGCAACATCAGCACCTTCAGCAACAAACAATAGCAACTCTTCTGCTACTACAAGTTCAAATGCTGCACCAACGATAAAAGAATTTAACTTTGCTACATCTGCAGGAGATGAGAGATTTTCTAAAATTCAAAGAGAAATTTACAAAAAACATAAAGATAATTATCCAAAAAATGCACAAAAAATGAGAAAACAAGGTATCGTTGAAGTTAGTTTCTTACTTAAAAAAAGCGGTGCAGTTGAAAATATAAAAGTAGTTAGTAGTTCAGGGATTGATATACTTGATAATGCAGCTATGAAAACAATCAAACTAGCATCTAAATATTTTCCAATATTAGACGAAGATTATCTTATAAAAATCCCAATGAAATACAAACTATAA
- a CDS encoding metal-sulfur cluster assembly factor — translation MKDKIYNELSKIVDPEVGFDIVSLGLIYDVSCDEGKAKVTMTLSTKSCPLHELILNWVEDAVMRVDGVKECDINLVWEPQWNVTMASDEVKAKLG, via the coding sequence ATGAAGGATAAAATTTATAACGAGCTTTCAAAAATAGTTGATCCTGAGGTTGGTTTTGATATAGTCTCTTTGGGTCTTATATATGATGTTTCTTGTGATGAAGGAAAAGCTAAAGTTACAATGACTTTATCTACCAAATCATGCCCTTTACACGAACTTATACTTAATTGGGTAGAAGATGCTGTTATGAGGGTAGATGGAGTAAAAGAGTGTGATATAAATTTGGTTTGGGAACCACAGTGGAATGTAACTATGGCTAGCGATGAGGTTAAAGCAAAGCTAGGTTAG
- a CDS encoding peptidase M50: MILNTFAPPFRLVGGYFLVGLFYLLISIFLFFYADFDALTSLNTAGFFHVFFVGFVLSIIIGALYQLTSVILESAFFSIKGAYLNLFIYATSLLFFSAGMVFANNKFLHIGSKILFSSLLFFAITFFLSFLKSNKRSFASFSLFASSLFLILGLIFGLFLALIFAGKVSLDFELMLHYHIYFVIGFIFFVIVGAGSVLLPMFALSHKVNFLISKISITTYILSGFFVFWNVEISAIMIIISFLLFVVQAILILKNRARKAFDYWNLNLFLSFISLIVFCFGFDKFDNSYSVFIIAYGFLYPFVVAHFYKIVPFLVWYHYISPFVGKQDVPLLDDMVKKNIAYSAFRLNLFAIFLSFFWLKISILFLFFSIFLVCVNTLHIFKFTKFGVKNEG, translated from the coding sequence ATGATATTAAATACATTTGCTCCACCATTTAGATTGGTAGGTGGATATTTTTTGGTAGGTTTATTTTATTTGTTGATTAGCATTTTTTTATTTTTTTATGCTGATTTTGATGCATTGACATCTTTAAATACCGCTGGTTTTTTTCATGTATTTTTTGTTGGATTTGTTTTAAGTATTATTATAGGCGCTTTATATCAGCTAACCTCGGTTATATTGGAGAGTGCATTTTTTAGCATAAAAGGGGCATATTTAAATTTATTTATATATGCCACATCTCTTTTATTTTTTTCTGCTGGTATGGTGTTTGCAAATAATAAGTTTTTGCATATTGGCTCAAAGATACTATTTTCCTCTCTTTTGTTTTTTGCTATCACTTTTTTTCTTAGTTTTTTAAAGAGCAATAAAAGAAGCTTTGCCTCTTTTTCATTATTTGCTTCATCTTTGTTTTTGATATTGGGGCTTATTTTTGGTCTTTTTTTGGCTTTGATTTTTGCTGGTAAAGTAAGTTTGGATTTTGAGCTTATGCTTCACTATCATATATATTTTGTTATTGGATTTATATTTTTTGTAATTGTTGGTGCAGGAAGTGTTCTTTTGCCTATGTTTGCTTTGTCCCATAAAGTGAATTTTTTGATTTCAAAGATATCTATCACAACTTATATATTGTCTGGCTTTTTTGTTTTTTGGAATGTTGAAATTTCTGCAATAATGATAATAATTTCATTTTTACTTTTTGTTGTTCAGGCTATTTTGATACTTAAAAATAGAGCTAGAAAGGCTTTTGATTATTGGAATTTAAATCTATTTTTGTCATTTATAAGTTTAATTGTTTTTTGTTTTGGTTTTGATAAATTTGACAATTCTTATAGTGTTTTTATAATAGCTTATGGATTTTTATATCCTTTTGTAGTTGCTCATTTTTATAAAATAGTTCCTTTTTTGGTTTGGTATCATTATATTTCACCATTTGTTGGAAAACAAGATGTTCCACTTCTTGATGATATGGTTAAAAAAAATATAGCATATTCAGCTTTTAGGCTTAATTTATTTGCTATATTTTTGTCATTTTTTTGGTTGAAAATATCAATATTATTTTTGTTTTTTAGTATTTTTTTGGTTTGTGTTAACACATTGCATATATTTAAATTTACAAAATTTGGAGTAAAAAATGAAGGATAA
- a CDS encoding GatB/YqeY domain-containing protein → MTIREQILDDIKVAMKEKDEFKRDTLRTLNAALKQVEVDNRIELTDDVVLPLLQKEIKKRNDAKELFLKGEREDLAQKEQNEMDIINKYLPAQLSDEELKDNLRKIITEVGACSIAKLGDVIKIAKERLGASADPKRISDMAKKFLS, encoded by the coding sequence ATGACAATAAGAGAACAAATTTTAGATGATATTAAAGTAGCTATGAAAGAAAAAGATGAGTTTAAAAGAGATACTTTAAGAACTCTTAATGCCGCTTTAAAGCAAGTTGAAGTTGATAATAGAATAGAGCTTACAGATGATGTGGTATTGCCTTTATTGCAAAAAGAGATCAAAAAAAGAAATGATGCTAAAGAGCTTTTTTTAAAGGGTGAGCGTGAAGACCTTGCACAAAAAGAGCAAAACGAGATGGATATCATAAACAAATATCTTCCAGCTCAGCTTAGCGATGAAGAGTTAAAAGACAACTTAAGAAAAATTATAACCGAGGTTGGTGCTTGCAGTATAGCTAAACTAGGTGATGTCATCAAGATAGCAAAAGAGAGACTAGGTGCAAGTGCTGACCCAAAAAGAATAAGCGATATGGCTAAAAAATTCCTATCTTGA
- a CDS encoding disulfide bond formation protein DsbA yields the protein MIIGIDLGSNTLRIALIKHENGICFVEKSFEAIVGSARGLRENMLISDEAKERIFNALKLAKEEFDFSLFEHIAVATAAFRIAKNSDIIFKQIQELFGIKFQIISGDSEARYINLGVKNALNRLEIPNKNYVCIDLGGASSEISDGNTFRSFKFGIITFFEEFKTIKDMSENVSSVVKQAKEFLSSFKKDFIVLTSGVATTMAALKLGIDYDDYDANLINGCSLDIQDFTDLKQMLIELCDDKADIVVGKNRKMLVVAGMILLKELLKDESVKIITIDDGLREGIVVAYFKREFDKILKN from the coding sequence ATGATTATAGGTATTGATTTGGGTTCAAATACATTAAGAATAGCACTTATAAAACACGAAAATGGAATTTGTTTTGTTGAAAAGAGTTTTGAAGCTATTGTTGGAAGTGCTAGAGGGCTTCGTGAAAATATGCTAATTAGCGATGAGGCTAAAGAGCGTATTTTTAATGCTTTAAAACTTGCAAAAGAGGAGTTTGATTTTTCTTTGTTTGAGCATATAGCTGTGGCTACAGCTGCATTTAGGATAGCAAAAAACTCAGATATCATCTTTAAACAAATTCAAGAATTATTTGGTATAAAATTTCAAATTATTAGCGGAGATAGTGAAGCTAGATATATAAATCTAGGTGTTAAAAATGCCTTAAATAGGCTTGAAATACCTAATAAAAACTATGTTTGTATAGATCTTGGTGGAGCTAGTAGTGAGATAAGTGATGGAAATACTTTTAGGAGTTTTAAATTTGGTATTATTACATTTTTTGAAGAGTTTAAAACTATAAAAGATATGAGCGAAAATGTATCAAGCGTTGTTAAGCAGGCTAAGGAGTTTTTGTCATCATTTAAAAAAGATTTTATTGTGTTAACATCCGGAGTTGCTACTACTATGGCTGCTTTAAAGCTCGGGATTGATTATGATGATTATGATGCAAATTTGATAAATGGTTGTTCTTTGGATATACAAGATTTTACTGATTTAAAACAGATGTTAATAGAACTTTGTGATGATAAGGCTGATATTGTTGTTGGAAAAAATAGAAAAATGCTTGTTGTTGCCGGTATGATTTTATTAAAAGAGCTTTTAAAAGATGAAAGCGTTAAGATTATTACTATAGATGATGGGCTTAGAGAGGGAATTGTAGTTGCTTATTTTAAGCGTGAGTTTGATAAAATTTTAAAAAACTGA